The following coding sequences lie in one Niabella agricola genomic window:
- a CDS encoding helix-turn-helix transcriptional regulator gives MSTNIRVKKICQQCKQPFIAQKTVTKFCSLKCASRNYKKRQKEQKVTKTILATNQQAMEQSQAAASAVQQTPAKGRLHMEWLSVHDVSQLLGIAERTLFRQIKDPAFPKLKIGRRLLFSKQQVLDYFISKSEGL, from the coding sequence ATGAGTACGAACATCCGCGTTAAAAAGATCTGCCAGCAGTGCAAACAGCCGTTTATTGCACAAAAAACTGTCACGAAATTTTGCTCTCTTAAGTGCGCCAGCCGCAATTATAAAAAGCGCCAGAAAGAGCAAAAGGTTACAAAAACGATTCTCGCAACCAATCAACAGGCAATGGAGCAGTCGCAGGCTGCCGCGTCTGCCGTTCAGCAAACGCCTGCAAAGGGCCGATTGCACATGGAGTGGCTCAGCGTTCATGATGTGTCACAACTGCTCGGTATCGCCGAAAGAACGCTTTTCAGGCAGATCAAAGATCCCGCCTTTCCAAAACTCAAAATCGGTAGAAGGCTGCTGTTTAGCAAACAGCAGGTCCTGGATTATTTCATCAGTAAAAGTGAAGGGCTATGA
- a CDS encoding LamG domain-containing protein, with the protein MSWTRDTATLQTRNTRHCYFESDKFSYCWQPQEFPYDECSRSSVEVTITTLNMGTAGIMMRADTSAGAANVHLEVNTSGEVLLFSRAEKDQSTSYKRLGKQSLPVTLRLTRNGNAFTGAFKSADGKRQWLDSGTVFSRIGAHQLIGFYGCSGSESERPSDAAVGPLMSARFTDWQSDYTENFISPEQHFKYPDAISKEILASENFDDGSLSNPPERPFNPLWKGIEYAYLPYDTAGGRYWAKSGSGFYTIGDDQWGDYELSLAFAAQEKHQNFGNLEFRLRYCTSVLYPQMDQYFSVVIKEGNRFSFEKHRAGNIQLVKSLQVDELNDGRFHHLKVQLLDQSYQVFIDGRLLAAGKDTLQPITMGKVAFQFQNAAVKLDDVIVRSIPDPVNGVMDNLLQNYFSRPIPEYLKKYGISHLPSLR; encoded by the coding sequence ATGAGCTGGACGAGAGACACAGCTACATTGCAAACCCGGAACACCCGGCATTGTTACTTTGAATCAGATAAATTCAGCTACTGCTGGCAGCCACAGGAATTTCCCTATGATGAATGCTCTCGTTCCTCTGTTGAAGTGACAATTACAACGCTTAATATGGGCACGGCGGGGATTATGATGCGGGCAGACACTTCAGCAGGAGCCGCTAATGTACACTTGGAGGTAAACACATCCGGAGAGGTGCTGTTATTCAGCCGGGCGGAAAAAGATCAGTCAACTTCTTATAAACGTTTGGGCAAACAATCGTTGCCGGTCACACTTCGGTTAACCCGTAATGGAAATGCATTCACGGGTGCATTCAAGAGTGCTGATGGCAAGAGGCAATGGCTGGATTCGGGCACCGTCTTTTCCAGGATCGGTGCTCACCAGCTAATTGGTTTTTATGGCTGCTCCGGCAGTGAGTCGGAAAGGCCTTCAGACGCGGCTGTCGGTCCATTGATGAGCGCCAGGTTCACAGACTGGCAGTCGGACTATACAGAAAATTTTATTTCCCCGGAACAGCATTTTAAGTATCCGGATGCGATCAGCAAGGAAATATTAGCCAGTGAAAATTTTGATGACGGCAGCCTTAGTAATCCTCCGGAACGACCTTTTAACCCGTTATGGAAAGGAATTGAATATGCCTATCTGCCCTATGACACAGCAGGAGGCAGATATTGGGCAAAAAGCGGGAGCGGCTTTTATACAATAGGCGACGATCAATGGGGTGACTATGAACTATCGCTGGCCTTTGCGGCACAGGAGAAGCATCAAAACTTCGGAAATCTTGAATTCAGGCTGCGCTACTGTACTTCGGTGTTATACCCGCAGATGGACCAGTATTTTTCGGTTGTCATAAAAGAGGGTAATCGTTTTTCTTTTGAAAAACATCGTGCCGGGAATATACAGCTAGTAAAATCTCTTCAGGTGGATGAACTGAATGACGGCCGCTTTCATCATCTGAAAGTGCAATTGCTGGACCAGAGCTACCAGGTCTTTATCGATGGCAGGTTACTGGCAGCAGGAAAAGATACCTTGCAGCCGATCACCATGGGAAAGGTCGCTTTTCAATTTCAAAACGCCGCTGTAAAACTTGATGATGTTATCGTGCGGTCGATACCAGATCCTGTTAACGGAGTGATGGACAATTTATTACAAAATTATTTTTCCAGACCTATACCGGAATATTTAAAAAAATATGGAATATCGCATTTACCTTCCCTGCGCTAA